In Actinobacillus indolicus, a single genomic region encodes these proteins:
- the metG gene encoding methionine--tRNA ligase — MSNPKRKILVTCALPYANGAIHLGHMLEHIQADIWVRFQRMRGNEIHFVCADDAHGTPIMLNADKLGITPEQLIEKAKADHIADFAGFNISFDNYHSTHSEENREYTSAIYKKLKANGFIKSKVISQLFDPEKNMFLPDRFVKGTCPKCKAEDQYGDNCEVCASTYSPMDLINPRSVVSGSTPVVKQSEHFFFDLPSFEGMLKAWTRSGSLQPEIANKMQEWFESGLQQWDISRDAPYFGFEIPDSENKFFYVWLDAPIGYMASFKNLCDRTGLNFDDFWKKESDAELYHFIGKDIVYFHSLFWPAMLEGSEYRKPTNVFAHGYVTVDGQKMSKSRGTFIQASTYLKHIDPECLRYYYAAKLNDRIEDLDFNLEDFVQRVNSDIVNKLVNLASRTAGFITKRFEGKLASTLENPALFDEFVAQSEQIATYFETREYNKAIREIMALTDKANKYIDDKAPWVIAKEEGKDAELQAVCSMGLELFRVLMSYLKPVLPKLAERAEAFLQTELRWDNIGSPLFAHNIAPFKSLFSRLEKKQIDAVIEETKALFAESVKAETAKKGKEMTACETKVEPIAPEITIDDFAKLDLRVAKVLKCEAVPKSDKLLRFELDLGDHTRQVFSGIKAAYSQPEELEGRFVIMIANLAPRKMSFGMSEGMILSAGTGGADLYLLSADSGVTAGMQVK, encoded by the coding sequence ATGTCAAATCCAAAAAGAAAAATACTGGTAACCTGTGCTTTGCCTTATGCTAACGGAGCGATCCATTTAGGGCATATGCTTGAACATATTCAAGCGGATATTTGGGTGCGTTTTCAGCGTATGCGTGGCAACGAAATTCACTTCGTCTGTGCCGATGACGCTCACGGCACGCCGATTATGTTGAATGCGGATAAACTCGGCATTACCCCTGAACAGTTAATCGAAAAGGCCAAAGCTGATCACATTGCTGATTTTGCTGGCTTTAATATCAGTTTCGATAACTATCATTCCACCCACAGCGAAGAAAACCGTGAATATACTTCCGCCATCTATAAAAAATTAAAAGCGAACGGTTTTATCAAAAGCAAGGTGATCTCGCAGTTATTTGACCCTGAAAAAAATATGTTCTTACCTGATCGCTTTGTGAAAGGCACTTGCCCGAAATGTAAAGCGGAAGATCAGTACGGCGATAACTGTGAAGTCTGTGCTTCTACTTATAGCCCGATGGATTTAATCAATCCACGTTCGGTGGTATCAGGCTCTACCCCTGTGGTAAAACAGTCGGAACACTTTTTCTTTGATTTACCAAGTTTTGAAGGTATGTTGAAAGCGTGGACACGTTCCGGCTCGCTTCAGCCTGAAATTGCCAATAAAATGCAAGAGTGGTTTGAAAGCGGTTTACAGCAATGGGACATCAGCCGTGACGCACCTTACTTTGGCTTTGAAATTCCGGATAGCGAAAACAAATTCTTCTATGTTTGGCTTGATGCCCCTATCGGCTATATGGCTTCGTTCAAAAATCTCTGTGACCGCACGGGCTTGAACTTTGATGATTTCTGGAAAAAAGAGAGTGATGCTGAGTTGTATCACTTTATCGGTAAAGACATAGTTTACTTCCACAGTCTATTCTGGCCTGCGATGTTAGAAGGAAGCGAATACCGCAAACCGACAAACGTCTTTGCACACGGTTATGTGACAGTCGATGGACAAAAAATGTCTAAATCCCGTGGCACGTTCATTCAAGCCAGCACTTACTTGAAACATATCGATCCTGAGTGTTTGCGTTACTACTATGCGGCGAAACTGAACGATCGCATTGAAGATCTCGATTTCAATTTAGAAGATTTCGTACAACGGGTAAACAGCGACATCGTCAATAAATTAGTCAATTTAGCTTCTCGTACCGCAGGGTTCATCACAAAACGCTTTGAAGGCAAACTCGCTTCAACATTAGAAAATCCAGCACTTTTTGATGAATTTGTTGCACAATCGGAACAGATCGCCACTTATTTTGAAACGCGTGAATACAACAAAGCGATCCGTGAAATTATGGCATTAACGGATAAAGCCAATAAATACATTGACGACAAAGCCCCTTGGGTGATTGCCAAAGAAGAAGGCAAAGACGCTGAATTACAAGCGGTCTGTTCAATGGGCTTAGAGCTATTCCGTGTATTAATGAGCTATCTCAAACCTGTATTACCAAAATTAGCGGAACGTGCCGAAGCCTTTTTACAAACAGAACTACGTTGGGACAATATCGGTTCACCGCTATTTGCCCACAACATTGCACCGTTTAAATCGCTCTTCTCTCGCTTAGAGAAAAAACAGATTGACGCTGTGATTGAAGAAACCAAAGCACTTTTCGCCGAAAGCGTAAAAGCAGAAACTGCAAAAAAAGGAAAAGAAATGACCGCTTGTGAAACCAAAGTTGAACCTATTGCCCCTGAAATCACCATTGACGACTTCGCCAAACTCGATCTGCGTGTGGCAAAAGTATTGAAATGTGAAGCTGTGCCGAAATCAGATAAATTATTACGTTTTGAACTCGATTTAGGCGATCATACTCGCCAAGTCTTCTCTGGTATCAAAGCGGCGTACAGCCAACCTGAAGAGCTTGAAGGCAGATTTGTGATTATGATTGCCAACCTTGCCCCACGCAAAATGTCGTTTGGTATGTCGGAAGGAATGATTTTATCTGCTGGCACAGGCGGTGCAGATCTTTATTTGCTCTCTGCGGATAGTGGCGTAACGGCTGGTATGCAGGTGAAGTAA
- the ndk gene encoding nucleoside-diphosphate kinase, with protein sequence MIQQTLAIIKPDATKRHLIGEILSYMEKNGLAIKALKMLHLTKEQAEGFYAEHQGKDFFDPLVAFMISEPIVVAVLEGENAVENYRLLMGATKPEERKLGTIRKMFGLSYRENSVHGSDSETSAKREIAYFFTPSEIV encoded by the coding sequence ATGATCCAACAAACTCTCGCCATTATTAAACCCGATGCGACTAAACGCCATCTTATCGGTGAAATTTTAAGTTATATGGAAAAAAATGGCTTAGCGATCAAAGCATTAAAAATGCTTCACTTAACCAAAGAACAAGCGGAAGGTTTTTATGCAGAACATCAAGGAAAAGACTTTTTTGATCCGCTCGTGGCATTTATGATTTCTGAGCCTATCGTTGTTGCGGTGTTAGAAGGCGAAAATGCCGTGGAAAACTATCGCTTGTTGATGGGGGCAACCAAACCCGAAGAACGCAAACTAGGCACTATTCGCAAAATGTTTGGTTTAAGCTACCGTGAAAACTCGGTACACGGTTCGGACTCTGAAACTTCCGCAAAACGTGAAATTGCCTATTTCTTTACGCCGAGTGAGATTGTGTAG